In Sebaldella termitidis ATCC 33386, one DNA window encodes the following:
- a CDS encoding ABC transporter substrate-binding protein, with protein MRKLSYLLCIMVLFSLISCGNKEENKEAETKTETAQTEGAKKYKIGITQIVSHPALDQSREGFKDALKEAGLDVEYDEQNAQGDITIANTIANKFVTDKVDLIFSIATPTTQAAVNATSSIPIIFTAVTDPEAAGLIKPNVTGSSDRVDNVAEQLDVLKELNPNATTIGVLYNSSEQNSVTQVELIKKVAAEKGIKVEEQAVTAVSELTQALDNLLSKADALYIPTDNLVVSNMPVVVERANAAKKIVIATDEGSVTNGALYTKGIDFYELGKEAGKLAAQILKDGKSPSDLEIVTLKPTNLVFNKKTMEAIGVTLPEKLKNEVKFVD; from the coding sequence ATGAGAAAGCTGTCATATTTATTATGTATAATGGTGTTATTTTCATTGATATCATGTGGAAATAAGGAAGAAAACAAAGAAGCAGAGACAAAAACTGAAACAGCTCAGACAGAAGGAGCAAAAAAGTATAAAATAGGGATAACACAGATAGTTTCACATCCGGCATTAGACCAGTCAAGAGAAGGGTTTAAAGATGCATTGAAAGAAGCCGGACTGGATGTAGAATACGACGAGCAGAATGCACAGGGAGATATAACAATAGCAAATACAATAGCGAATAAATTCGTTACTGATAAAGTAGACCTGATATTTTCAATAGCTACACCAACAACGCAGGCAGCTGTGAACGCAACAAGCTCTATACCGATAATATTTACTGCAGTAACTGATCCTGAAGCGGCTGGTCTGATAAAGCCTAATGTTACAGGAAGCAGCGACAGAGTAGACAATGTGGCAGAACAGCTGGATGTTCTGAAAGAATTAAATCCCAATGCAACAACAATAGGAGTTTTATATAATTCATCAGAGCAAAACTCTGTAACACAGGTAGAGCTTATAAAGAAAGTAGCAGCAGAAAAGGGAATAAAAGTAGAAGAACAGGCAGTAACAGCAGTGAGTGAGTTAACACAGGCACTGGACAATCTTCTTTCAAAAGCAGATGCTCTGTATATTCCTACTGATAATCTGGTAGTATCTAATATGCCTGTAGTGGTAGAAAGAGCCAATGCAGCAAAAAAAATAGTAATAGCCACAGACGAAGGGTCAGTTACTAACGGAGCCCTTTATACAAAAGGAATAGATTTCTATGAGCTGGGAAAAGAAGCCGGAAAGCTGGCTGCACAGATTCTGAAAGACGGGAAATCGCCTTCTGACCTGGAAATAGTCACATTAAAGCCTACAAACCTGGTATTTAATAAAAAGACTATGGAGGCTATAGGGGTGACTTTACCTGAAAAGCTGAAAAATGAAGTGAAATTCGTTGATTAA
- a CDS encoding ABC transporter substrate-binding protein has translation MKKIMFLVMMLSLILIGCGDKKEEAKTGTDTANTETKADDKVYKIGITQIVSHQALDKAREGFKDALEEAGIKAEYDEQNAQGDVTIANTIANKFVTDKVDLVFAIATPTAQAVSNATSDTPILFSAVTDPEAAGLVKPNVTGSSDKVDIEQQLALLREISKDAKKIGFLYNSSEENSLVQLEEIKKVAGKYDFEIVEQGISSANELPQAIDKMLTQVDALYLPTDNLISSSSALIAEKANAAKIMTFAAESGMLENGIFITKGIDYYQLGKEAGKMAAEILKDGKKPSDLPYKISETVEIAVNKQTLEQLGIKLPEDVMSKAKFIETKAK, from the coding sequence ATGAAAAAAATAATGTTTTTAGTGATGATGTTATCACTAATATTAATAGGGTGCGGAGATAAAAAAGAAGAAGCTAAGACAGGGACTGATACTGCAAACACCGAGACAAAAGCAGATGATAAAGTATACAAGATAGGAATTACTCAGATAGTGTCACATCAAGCTCTGGATAAAGCAAGAGAAGGATTCAAGGATGCACTGGAAGAAGCAGGAATAAAAGCGGAATACGATGAGCAGAATGCACAGGGAGATGTAACAATAGCCAATACAATAGCGAATAAATTCGTTACTGATAAAGTGGACTTAGTATTTGCAATAGCTACACCAACAGCACAGGCAGTGTCAAACGCTACAAGCGATACACCGATTTTATTTTCGGCGGTAACTGATCCTGAAGCAGCCGGACTGGTAAAACCGAATGTAACAGGAAGCAGTGACAAAGTGGATATTGAGCAGCAGCTGGCCTTATTAAGAGAAATATCTAAAGATGCAAAGAAAATTGGATTTTTATATAATTCTTCAGAGGAAAATTCATTAGTACAATTGGAAGAGATAAAAAAAGTAGCAGGAAAGTATGATTTTGAAATTGTGGAGCAGGGGATAAGTTCGGCAAATGAATTACCTCAGGCAATAGATAAGATGCTGACACAGGTGGATGCATTGTATCTTCCCACAGATAACCTGATTTCATCAAGTTCGGCACTAATTGCAGAAAAAGCAAATGCAGCTAAAATAATGACGTTTGCTGCAGAATCAGGAATGTTGGAAAACGGAATATTCATAACAAAAGGAATAGATTATTACCAGTTAGGGAAAGAAGCCGGGAAAATGGCTGCGGAAATCTTGAAAGACGGGAAAAAACCGTCAGATTTACCGTATAAAATATCTGAAACTGTTGAGATAGCGGTAAATAAACAAACACTGGAGCAATTAGGTATAAAACTTCCTGAAGATGTTATGAGTAAAGCTAAGTTTATCGAAACTAAAGCGAAATAA
- a CDS encoding HutP family protein: protein MGFNDNKSVQVCRVALKMAISSREEERKYMEDFKKKNIKVAAVDIGGKMPDSRFKFIESALVAAKRNGLITDSHVHDGAVIGAMREAISQIETNINGLSVGGKIGIARDGEHLSVAVFLSVGVLQFNEVISSIAHRSVPIFKEEKELT, encoded by the coding sequence ATGGGATTTAATGATAATAAAAGCGTACAGGTATGCAGAGTAGCACTGAAAATGGCTATTTCTTCAAGAGAAGAAGAAAGAAAGTACATGGAAGACTTCAAAAAGAAAAATATAAAAGTAGCTGCTGTGGATATCGGCGGAAAAATGCCTGATTCCAGGTTTAAGTTTATAGAGAGCGCACTGGTAGCGGCTAAGAGAAACGGTCTTATTACTGACAGTCATGTACATGACGGAGCGGTAATAGGTGCCATGAGAGAAGCAATAAGCCAGATAGAAACTAATATAAACGGTTTGAGTGTAGGAGGAAAGATAGGGATAGCAAGAGACGGGGAACATCTCAGCGTCGCGGTATTCCTAAGCGTGGGAGTACTACAGTTTAATGAGGTGATAAGTTCCATTGCACACAGGTCTGTTCCGATATTTAAAGAGGAAAAGGAACTGACTTAA
- the aroQ gene encoding type II 3-dehydroquinate dehydratase, whose amino-acid sequence MKFLVVNGPNLNFLGIREKGVYGSETYKELVEYIKDVSGKLIEEIEIKQSNSEGEIIDFLQKAYYDKVDGIIINPGAYTHYSYAIYDALKAVSIPAVEVHLSDIHDREDFRKVSVTAPACVKQICGKGKEGYIEGLLYLLEYLK is encoded by the coding sequence ATGAAATTTTTAGTGGTAAACGGGCCTAATCTGAACTTTTTGGGAATTCGTGAAAAAGGAGTTTACGGTTCAGAAACATATAAGGAGCTAGTGGAATATATTAAGGATGTAAGCGGAAAACTTATAGAGGAGATAGAGATAAAACAGTCAAACAGCGAAGGTGAGATAATAGATTTTCTGCAGAAGGCTTACTATGATAAAGTAGACGGGATAATAATAAATCCGGGAGCTTATACACATTACAGTTATGCGATATATGATGCTTTGAAAGCTGTTTCAATTCCTGCTGTGGAAGTTCATCTGAGCGATATTCATGACAGAGAGGATTTCAGAAAAGTTTCCGTGACAGCTCCGGCATGTGTAAAACAAATATGCGGAAAAGGGAAGGAAGGATATATAGAGGGCTTGCTATATCTGCTGGAATATTTAAAATAA
- a CDS encoding shikimate kinase, translating to MKNIVLIGMPASGKTTISELLAEKLEMEKYDADIYLEEMEGRLIKDIFSEFGEDYFRDLEEKYTNELSEKNNIIISTGGGVIKREKNIENLKKNGIVIFLDRDPSEIAKEDHALRPLLQDTANIERLYGERYHLYEGYADYIVKNNSSLEEVIETIIKIINEVEE from the coding sequence ATGAAAAATATAGTGTTAATAGGTATGCCGGCATCAGGTAAGACTACAATATCTGAATTACTGGCTGAAAAGCTGGAAATGGAAAAATATGACGCGGATATTTATCTTGAAGAAATGGAAGGAAGGCTGATAAAAGACATTTTTTCGGAATTCGGCGAGGATTATTTCAGAGATCTGGAAGAAAAATATACAAACGAGCTTTCAGAAAAAAACAATATTATTATTTCCACTGGCGGAGGAGTGATAAAAAGAGAAAAAAATATAGAAAATCTGAAAAAAAATGGTATTGTCATATTTCTGGACAGAGATCCTTCGGAAATAGCGAAGGAAGATCATGCATTAAGACCCCTGCTTCAGGATACTGCCAATATCGAAAGGTTATACGGGGAGAGATATCATTTATATGAGGGTTATGCTGACTATATTGTGAAAAATAACAGTTCTCTCGAGGAGGTCATAGAAACAATAATAAAGATTATAAATGAGGTGGAAGAATGA
- a CDS encoding aldo/keto reductase: protein MKNTDRIKNENFQRNVELRDGSLVNAIGQGTWHMGEKHSERAKEIKALRLGIDLGMTLIDTAEMYGSGGAEEVTGEAVKGIRDKIFIVSKVYPQNAGKKRAVLSCENSLKRLGTDYIDLYLLHWRGGIPLHETVEVMEQLVKEGKIKRWGVSNFDTKDMEELWKIPDGSNCAVNQVLYHLGSRGIEYDLLPWCREKKLPVMAYCPVAQGGILRKELLANKTVRRIAGERGISEVQVLLAWTVREKDIISIPKAVQENHIYENAETAGIFLSGEEIRDLELEFPAPDTKVWLDIV, encoded by the coding sequence GTGAAAAATACTGACAGAATAAAAAATGAAAACTTTCAAAGAAATGTAGAATTAAGAGACGGTAGTCTGGTAAATGCAATAGGACAGGGTACTTGGCATATGGGGGAGAAGCATTCGGAAAGAGCAAAAGAAATAAAAGCTTTGAGACTGGGAATTGATCTGGGAATGACTCTTATTGATACAGCTGAGATGTACGGAAGCGGCGGTGCGGAAGAAGTAACCGGAGAAGCTGTCAAGGGAATAAGAGATAAGATCTTTATTGTTTCAAAGGTTTATCCTCAAAATGCTGGAAAAAAGAGAGCGGTTCTTTCATGTGAAAATTCTCTGAAAAGACTCGGTACAGACTATATTGATCTGTATTTGCTTCACTGGAGAGGCGGAATACCTCTTCATGAGACTGTAGAAGTAATGGAACAGCTCGTAAAAGAAGGTAAAATAAAAAGATGGGGAGTTTCAAATTTTGATACCAAGGATATGGAAGAATTATGGAAGATTCCTGACGGATCAAATTGTGCAGTTAACCAGGTTTTGTATCATTTGGGCTCGCGCGGTATAGAATACGATCTGCTTCCGTGGTGCCGAGAGAAAAAGCTTCCTGTAATGGCTTACTGCCCGGTTGCACAGGGAGGCATTCTCAGGAAAGAGCTTCTTGCCAATAAGACGGTAAGGAGAATAGCCGGGGAAAGAGGAATAAGCGAGGTACAGGTACTGCTTGCGTGGACTGTCAGAGAAAAAGACATAATTTCTATTCCGAAAGCGGTACAGGAAAATCATATATATGAAAATGCCGAAACAGCCGGTATTTTTCTTTCCGGAGAAGAGATCAGAGATCTTGAACTGGAATTTCCGGCTCCAGATACCAAAGTATGGTTGGATATTGTTTAA
- a CDS encoding DUF4250 domain-containing protein, with amino-acid sequence MKIDAEKTDINILLSIVNMKLRDDFSDLDDFSAYYDIKKEALEERLKNHGYEYSVSNKQFIKKA; translated from the coding sequence ATGAAGATTGATGCAGAAAAAACAGATATAAATATATTATTAAGCATTGTGAATATGAAATTAAGAGATGATTTCAGCGATCTTGATGATTTCAGTGCTTATTATGACATAAAAAAAGAAGCTCTGGAAGAAAGACTGAAAAATCACGGCTATGAATACTCAGTTTCAAATAAACAGTTTATAAAAAAAGCTTAA
- a CDS encoding DUF6630 family protein, which produces MFNFFKKSISKKEENKITITKIEIIKYKKLMKAIVGNRGDTLYKFIDEYNSRNLKNIDVEIRSTILKHHTYDTPEEFEIDLFNTYFSELALMYLESKGYMLSVNWQGEDSEGDVEQFVNSVLTAKGEKIIYFDDLLKLRKRIADNEICVYNSDFLLIKLKLIDTELKERGYSLYLINDNSDIYHLFIAETGAITEDEKIINFWAADVDDYKYNGLGRKLNSGISTHKLTVVQEDGSIKEILKNTMFFINNETETELEIETITCEDTIKGKIRNNNINYEIIS; this is translated from the coding sequence ATGTTTAATTTTTTTAAAAAGTCTATATCAAAAAAAGAAGAAAATAAAATAACTATTACAAAAATAGAAATAATAAAATACAAAAAATTAATGAAGGCAATTGTCGGAAACAGAGGGGATACTCTGTACAAATTTATTGACGAATATAACAGCAGAAATCTTAAAAACATAGATGTAGAAATAAGAAGCACAATCTTAAAGCACCATACATACGATACGCCCGAAGAATTTGAAATAGATTTATTTAATACATATTTTTCCGAGCTTGCTTTAATGTATCTGGAAAGTAAAGGATATATGCTGTCTGTGAACTGGCAGGGCGAAGACAGTGAAGGTGATGTGGAACAATTCGTTAACAGCGTTCTTACTGCCAAAGGTGAAAAAATAATATATTTTGACGATCTGCTGAAACTGCGCAAGAGAATTGCTGATAATGAAATATGTGTATATAATTCGGATTTTCTGCTGATAAAGCTGAAATTAATAGATACGGAACTAAAAGAGAGGGGATATTCTCTCTACCTTATAAATGACAACAGTGATATATATCATTTATTTATAGCTGAAACAGGAGCTATTACTGAAGATGAAAAAATAATAAACTTTTGGGCAGCAGATGTAGATGACTACAAATATAACGGCTTGGGAAGAAAGCTAAACTCAGGCATATCTACTCATAAACTGACTGTAGTTCAGGAAGACGGAAGCATAAAGGAAATTTTGAAAAATACCATGTTTTTTATAAATAATGAAACAGAAACAGAGCTTGAAATAGAAACGATTACTTGTGAAGATACAATAAAAGGCAAGATAAGAAATAATAATATTAATTATGAGATAATTTCATAG
- the aroE gene encoding shikimate dehydrogenase, with the protein MEKFGLLGEQLGHSFSETIHNLFFQKAGIKGKYELYERKTEDIKELLDEVREGKLKGLNVTIPYKIEVMKYLDTLSKEASAIGAVNTVAYKNGELGGYNTDYYGFWETMKVNNLEVEGKRILILGTGGAAKAIYGTLTALNVDTVYLASIEKDDRFKIRNKDNIINYVDIKNLENIEGIINCTPVGMYPQVDNLPLANDSFIPVKYLIDVIYNPEETALMEKYASMGVKTINGLMMLVVQAVRSEEIWNDMEADEKIIKEIYEDVRKILYK; encoded by the coding sequence ATGGAAAAATTCGGATTGCTGGGTGAACAGCTGGGACATAGCTTTTCTGAGACAATTCATAATTTATTTTTTCAGAAAGCAGGAATAAAAGGGAAATATGAATTATATGAAAGAAAAACAGAGGATATAAAAGAACTGCTGGATGAAGTAAGAGAAGGAAAGCTGAAAGGGCTGAATGTAACAATACCCTATAAAATAGAAGTAATGAAGTATCTTGATACACTGTCAAAGGAAGCTTCAGCTATAGGGGCAGTAAACACAGTAGCTTATAAAAACGGAGAATTGGGCGGCTATAATACAGATTATTACGGTTTTTGGGAAACAATGAAGGTAAATAATCTTGAAGTAGAAGGAAAAAGAATACTGATACTCGGTACAGGAGGAGCGGCAAAGGCTATTTACGGTACTTTGACAGCTTTAAACGTAGATACTGTTTATCTTGCTTCCATAGAAAAGGATGACAGATTTAAAATAAGAAATAAAGATAATATAATAAATTATGTAGATATTAAAAATCTTGAGAATATAGAAGGGATAATAAACTGTACACCGGTAGGGATGTATCCTCAGGTGGACAATCTCCCCCTTGCAAATGACAGCTTTATTCCTGTAAAATATCTGATAGATGTTATTTATAATCCGGAAGAAACAGCACTAATGGAAAAATATGCTTCAATGGGAGTAAAAACAATAAACGGTTTGATGATGCTGGTAGTTCAGGCAGTGAGATCCGAGGAAATATGGAATGACATGGAAGCAGACGAGAAAATCATAAAAGAAATATATGAAGATGTAAGGAAAATTCTGTATAAATAA
- a CDS encoding pseudouridine synthase → MRIDKFLANSGIGTRKEVKELLKKKRISVNDEVVTEAKTHIDEDNDFVAFDGKRIEFKEFLYIMLNKPQDVISATDDERHRTVLDLLEEPLTKVGLFPVGRLDKDTEGLLVLTNDGKMAHELLSPKKHVPKRYYVELKKTLSKEEAAILENGVELETFTTKPAKVEFITEDKVYIIISEGKYHQVKRMFKCVGNRVLFLKRTGMGNLGLDENLAPGEYRELTSDELEQLQGLK, encoded by the coding sequence ATGAGAATTGATAAATTTTTGGCAAATTCAGGAATTGGAACGAGGAAGGAAGTAAAGGAGCTTTTAAAGAAAAAAAGAATAAGTGTAAATGATGAGGTAGTAACAGAAGCAAAAACACATATTGACGAGGATAATGATTTCGTAGCCTTTGACGGTAAAAGAATTGAGTTTAAAGAATTTTTATATATAATGCTTAATAAACCGCAGGATGTAATATCAGCAACCGATGATGAAAGACACAGGACAGTGCTTGATCTTCTCGAGGAGCCGCTTACAAAAGTGGGACTTTTCCCCGTAGGACGGCTGGATAAGGATACAGAAGGGCTTTTGGTACTGACTAACGACGGAAAGATGGCTCATGAGCTTTTATCTCCGAAGAAGCATGTTCCTAAAAGATATTATGTCGAATTAAAAAAAACTCTTTCAAAAGAGGAGGCCGCAATTCTGGAAAACGGCGTAGAACTGGAAACCTTTACGACAAAGCCTGCAAAGGTGGAATTTATTACTGAGGATAAAGTATATATAATAATTTCAGAAGGAAAGTATCATCAGGTAAAACGTATGTTTAAATGTGTGGGGAACAGAGTACTTTTTTTGAAACGTACCGGAATGGGAAATCTCGGACTGGATGAAAACCTGGCTCCCGGTGAATACAGAGAGCTTACGTCTGATGAACTGGAACAGCTGCAGGGTTTAAAATAA
- a CDS encoding chorismate mutase: protein MPELDLGEIRTRIDNIDKELVKLLEERMIIVEDVIEYKAANNMKIFDAKREEEVIKKNIDRVKEKKLKKYIEKMLNDIMSVSKEYQETKIFKIKDNNFNADFKGKKMGYTGVPGSFGHEVLLNLVDEKHSEIKKYSTHEEVAEAVARGEIDYGVIPIENSSTGEVRDSIDLIKEKDIYIVGEISHKIKQNLLGVKGSRIENIKNVYSHEQALMQCSKFLKEHSDWNSIACSNTAIAAEFIKKEDNNENACIANIKTKNIYDLELLAEGINNNKENYTRFIIISKSMKISEKSNKISIVTTIEHKAGSLFKLIEIFSKENLNMVSIKSRPIPNKAWEYYFYIDFEGNLNDENVIRAFENIKVQMSYMKILGNYRSDIKI from the coding sequence ATGCCGGAATTAGATTTGGGAGAGATCAGGACAAGAATAGATAATATAGATAAAGAACTGGTGAAACTTCTTGAAGAAAGAATGATTATAGTAGAAGATGTAATAGAATATAAAGCAGCTAATAATATGAAAATCTTTGATGCCAAGAGAGAAGAAGAGGTAATAAAGAAGAACATTGACAGAGTAAAAGAAAAGAAATTAAAAAAATATATAGAAAAAATGCTTAACGATATAATGAGTGTAAGTAAAGAATATCAGGAGACTAAGATATTTAAAATAAAGGATAATAATTTTAATGCAGATTTTAAAGGGAAAAAAATGGGATATACTGGTGTTCCGGGTTCTTTCGGACATGAAGTCCTGCTTAATCTTGTGGATGAAAAGCATTCTGAAATAAAAAAATACAGCACTCATGAAGAGGTAGCGGAAGCTGTAGCAAGAGGAGAAATAGACTACGGCGTGATTCCCATAGAAAATTCTTCTACTGGAGAAGTAAGGGACAGTATAGATCTGATAAAAGAAAAAGATATTTACATAGTCGGAGAAATATCACATAAAATTAAGCAAAACTTATTAGGAGTAAAAGGAAGCAGAATAGAAAATATAAAAAATGTATATTCTCATGAACAGGCATTAATGCAGTGTTCTAAGTTTCTTAAGGAACATTCGGACTGGAATTCCATAGCTTGCAGCAATACAGCCATAGCAGCCGAATTCATAAAAAAAGAAGATAATAATGAAAATGCCTGTATTGCTAATATAAAGACAAAAAATATATATGATCTTGAACTGCTGGCAGAAGGGATTAACAATAATAAGGAAAACTATACAAGATTCATAATAATAAGTAAAAGCATGAAGATATCCGAAAAAAGCAACAAAATAAGTATAGTTACAACAATAGAACATAAGGCAGGATCACTTTTTAAGCTGATTGAGATTTTTTCAAAAGAAAATCTGAATATGGTAAGTATAAAATCAAGACCTATTCCTAATAAAGCATGGGAATATTACTTTTATATAGATTTTGAAGGAAATCTGAATGATGAAAATGTAATAAGAGCCTTTGAAAATATAAAAGTCCAGATGAGCTATATGAAAATACTCGGGAATTACAGATCAGACATAAAAATATAA
- a CDS encoding DUF4189 domain-containing protein, with translation MRKLLFFFLVFLSFNFISKANFIPLEQCYGGGHMPVGQCPAPPAARTYGGVSIDPVSRKYGAAWNYSDGESAKYASEKICVQKSNSNRCISHWASYYYTAVAISSDDKVTKFGSADSYDSAWKNAIAACQKAGGYECEVVLMTSSTSKPDEKRWGSLSYNIKTGKWGKSWNHYTRREAVAASEKSCGSPECASLGFQSTYAVMAMSPGKELIVGLSNKNMKDAGKDAIKRCKKEFKVKTCEIVLEGMAEGEVK, from the coding sequence ATGAGAAAGTTATTATTTTTCTTTTTAGTTTTTTTAAGTTTTAATTTTATTTCTAAAGCGAATTTTATTCCGCTTGAGCAATGTTACGGGGGAGGGCACATGCCGGTGGGACAATGTCCTGCACCGCCTGCAGCCAGAACTTACGGAGGAGTTTCCATAGATCCTGTCAGCAGAAAATACGGGGCAGCATGGAATTACAGTGATGGTGAAAGTGCAAAATATGCTTCGGAAAAAATTTGTGTGCAAAAAAGCAATTCAAACAGATGTATCAGCCACTGGGCAAGCTATTACTATACGGCAGTTGCTATTTCATCTGATGATAAAGTAACAAAATTTGGTTCTGCTGATTCTTATGACAGTGCATGGAAAAATGCAATAGCAGCATGTCAGAAAGCAGGAGGATATGAGTGCGAGGTTGTATTGATGACGAGCAGCACATCAAAGCCTGATGAAAAACGATGGGGTTCTCTGTCTTATAATATAAAAACAGGAAAATGGGGAAAGTCATGGAATCATTATACACGCCGTGAAGCAGTGGCAGCTTCGGAAAAATCTTGCGGCAGTCCAGAATGTGCATCACTCGGGTTTCAAAGTACGTATGCTGTGATGGCCATGAGTCCCGGGAAAGAATTAATAGTAGGTCTTTCTAATAAAAATATGAAAGATGCTGGAAAAGATGCAATAAAAAGATGTAAAAAGGAATTTAAGGTAAAAACATGTGAAATTGTACTGGAGGGAATGGCCGAGGGTGAGGTTAAGTAA
- a CDS encoding pyridoxamine 5'-phosphate oxidase family protein, translated as MSKFENAMKLMEERCGNDKEELIAVATISLTPDAAGNPRPAARMVCAYYEDGAFFISTDAKKNKMLQIEKNNNVSVGGLNWYTFQGTAENLGWVKDEKNAEIRAKFKKIFDWFDEVGEEDNPDSIVLRITLTEGTIIDHEKKYGEMQYEIDLINKTAK; from the coding sequence ATGAGTAAATTTGAAAATGCGATGAAACTTATGGAAGAACGTTGCGGAAACGACAAAGAAGAGCTTATTGCCGTCGCAACAATATCACTGACTCCGGACGCTGCCGGTAATCCTCGTCCTGCTGCACGTATGGTCTGTGCATATTATGAAGACGGTGCATTTTTTATTTCTACAGATGCTAAAAAAAATAAAATGCTTCAAATCGAAAAAAACAACAATGTTTCTGTTGGCGGATTAAACTGGTATACCTTTCAAGGAACAGCTGAAAATCTTGGCTGGGTCAAAGACGAGAAAAATGCGGAAATCAGAGCAAAATTCAAGAAAATTTTTGACTGGTTTGATGAAGTCGGCGAAGAAGATAATCCGGACTCAATTGTTTTACGTATAACCCTCACAGAAGGTACTATTATTGATCATGAAAAAAAATACGGCGAAATGCAATATGAAATTGATCTTATTAACAAGACCGCAAAGTAA
- a CDS encoding DUF4189 domain-containing protein, which translates to MRKLLLLIVLLFGILSFQSLAGCGAQICTCPYGGYVTFGQDCPGPSITYYGGIAINPHTRSFYSAWNYRNGEEAEAAALKGCGGNSCVSTWASSTYMAIAISEDEKNWGYGASNNQSDAWDKAVSMCQKSGKTCHVALVGYPNEKARYVYWGSVAYNPDTGQTGKTSNELRKRTAENQSLVNSGCTYNPNCYFYAFQTAYGALAKGESNKVYSGTSNKSLKDAEKQAEKNCKKGTGDKQCKALISSAKNKK; encoded by the coding sequence ATGAGAAAGTTATTATTATTAATAGTATTGTTATTTGGAATTTTAAGTTTTCAGTCTTTAGCAGGATGCGGCGCACAAATATGCACATGTCCTTATGGCGGATATGTTACCTTTGGACAGGATTGTCCCGGTCCCAGTATTACTTATTACGGCGGAATTGCAATTAATCCTCACACAAGATCTTTTTATTCGGCATGGAACTATCGAAACGGTGAAGAAGCAGAAGCAGCTGCCTTAAAAGGCTGCGGAGGCAACAGCTGTGTTTCTACCTGGGCAAGCTCTACTTATATGGCAATAGCAATTTCAGAAGATGAAAAAAATTGGGGTTATGGTGCTTCTAATAATCAGAGTGACGCTTGGGATAAGGCAGTTAGTATGTGTCAGAAATCGGGAAAAACATGTCATGTAGCTTTGGTCGGCTATCCTAATGAAAAAGCCAGATATGTTTATTGGGGATCAGTTGCATATAATCCAGATACAGGCCAGACAGGAAAAACTTCAAATGAACTTCGAAAAAGAACAGCTGAAAATCAATCACTTGTAAATAGCGGGTGTACTTATAATCCTAATTGCTATTTTTATGCTTTTCAAACAGCTTACGGCGCATTAGCTAAAGGAGAGTCAAACAAAGTTTATTCAGGCACTTCAAATAAAAGCCTGAAAGATGCAGAAAAACAGGCTGAAAAAAACTGTAAAAAAGGAACCGGTGATAAACAGTGTAAGGCTCTGATAAGCTCGGCAAAAAATAAGAAATAA